One Terriglobales bacterium DNA segment encodes these proteins:
- a CDS encoding response regulator, translated as MSRQPVILCVDDNSAGLSVRKQFLEYKGYAVFTAQDGPAGLEIARRETIDAVILDYKMPGMRGDEVAERLRRDHPELPIIVLSGFVGELPSSLVRMSYAQITKGDPIEALLDALERVTSTNAKRRPRSANLTHICEEVLRQSEQFLENCGRRRAAHRRA; from the coding sequence GTGTCCCGCCAGCCTGTAATTCTCTGTGTTGACGATAATTCTGCAGGTCTGTCTGTACGCAAGCAGTTCCTTGAGTACAAGGGTTACGCCGTCTTCACCGCCCAAGATGGCCCCGCTGGTCTTGAGATAGCCCGCCGTGAAACCATTGATGCCGTCATTCTGGACTACAAAATGCCGGGCATGCGTGGCGACGAAGTTGCCGAAAGGCTCCGACGGGATCATCCTGAGCTGCCCATCATCGTGTTGTCCGGCTTTGTGGGAGAGTTACCCTCGTCGCTCGTTCGCATGAGTTACGCCCAGATCACTAAGGGTGACCCGATCGAGGCTCTCCTTGACGCCTTGGAACGCGTCACCAGCACAAACGCCAAACGCCGGCCTCGCAGCGCAAATCTAACGCACATCTGCGAAGAAGTCCTTCGACAATCCGAACAATTCCTCGAGAACTGCGGAAGACGCCGGGCTGCGCATCGCAGGGCTTAG